Proteins encoded in a region of the Elaeis guineensis isolate ETL-2024a chromosome 7, EG11, whole genome shotgun sequence genome:
- the LOC105048257 gene encoding LOW QUALITY PROTEIN: uncharacterized protein (The sequence of the model RefSeq protein was modified relative to this genomic sequence to represent the inferred CDS: inserted 1 base in 1 codon), giving the protein MNLGAQVSHRSRQKDPSKKFRDLLLPPSGSRDKEEGGADXGMQFFGGSSAVEIAPSPAAPLGTATGLAGNNANVLYIFNRSGACLLYREWHRPLHTLDAQQDEKLMFGLLFSLRSFTAKMDPTSVDKGNLGVPLLPGQGCSFHSFRTNTYKLSLLEFPSGIKVILITHPKTGDMREPLRYIYSIYVEYVIKNPLYVPGTPIKCELFNTNLDQYVKTLI; this is encoded by the exons ATGAACCTTGGCGCACAAGTTTCCCATCGTTCTCGGCAGAAAGACCCGAGCAAGAAGTTCCGAGATCTACTGCTGCCGCCTTCTGGGAGCAGAGATAAGGAGGAGGGCGGCGCAG AAGGGATGCAATTCTTTGGAGGGTCGTCGGCGGTGGAGATCGCCCCATCCCCGGCGGCGCCGCTGGGGACGGCGACGGGGCTGGCGGGTAACAACGCGAACGTGCTGTACATCTTCAACCGGAGCGGGGCGTGCCTGCTGTACAGGGAGTGGCACCGCCCGCTTCACACCCTCGACGCCCAGCAGGACGAGAAACTCATGTTCGGCCTCCTCTTCTCCCTCCGCTCCTTCACCGCCAAGATGGACCCAACCAG CGTCGACAAAGGAAATCTTGGGGTGCCTTTGCTCCCGGGACAGGGCTGCTCCTTCCACAGCTTCCGCACCAACACCTACAAGCTTAGCCTACTGGAATTCCCTTCGGGCATCAAG GTTATTTTAATCACTCATCCTAAGACTGGCGACATGCGGGAACCACTGAGATATATTTACAGCATTTATGTGGAGTATGTCATAAAGAATCCGCTCTATGTACCTGGGACTCCAATCAA